In Kryptolebias marmoratus isolate JLee-2015 linkage group LG4, ASM164957v2, whole genome shotgun sequence, the following proteins share a genomic window:
- the LOC108247380 gene encoding cytochrome b561 domain-containing protein 2 yields the protein MVLNKETESESRFYGFTRTVSAGLIHLVSFFFTVFIAFLSRPGTSWFSWHPFLMTLAFGFFMTEAILLFSPHGSLIKRFPHKTKGRVHWALQSLCCVCAALGLAAIFYNKRLNGKAHFTSWHGLLGLLTVCAVGGQSLAAAPLAYPSLAKGWSLAKLKRYHAASGLVTYLLGSASLLLGLCSAWFTASVGEYAWYLSALCPALSAVIIMNKVSSAYTAKKRLQS from the exons ATGGTCCTCAACAAAGAAACTGAATCTGAGTCTCGGTTTTACGGTTTTACCCGAACAGTCTCGGCAGGGCTGATTCATCTCgtctcttttttctttactgtgtTTATTGCCTTTCTGTCTCGACCTGGAACAA GTTGGTTTTCATGGCATCCTTTCCTAATGACTCTAGCT TTTGGCTTCTTCATGACAGAAGCCATCCTCCTCTTCTCGCCTCACGGATCCCTCATCAAAAGATTTCCACACAAGACGAAAGGCCGTGTTCACTGGGCCCTGCAGAGCCTCTGTTGCGTCTGTGCAGCCCTGGGCCTGGCTGCCATCTTTTACAACAAGCGCCTGAACGGTAAAGCCCACTTCACCTCGTGGCACGGTCTGCTGGGCCTGCTGACGGTCTGCGCGGTCGGTGGGCAGTCTTTGGCAGCTGCGCCTCTCGCTTATCCGTCTCTCGCCAAAGGCTGGTCCCTCGCAAAACTCAAGCGCTACCACGCAGCGTCCGGACTCGTCACCTACCTGCTCGGCAGCGCCAGCCTGCTGCTCGGGCTTTGCTCTGCGTGGTTCACGGCGTCCGTCGGGGAATACGCCTGGTACCTGTCAGCACTGTGCCCTGCTCTCAGCGCTGTCATCATAATGAACAAAGTCTCCAGCGCTTACACTGCTAAAAAGCGGCTGCAGTcctaa
- the rad54l2 gene encoding helicase ARIP4, which produces MSEEAFSESDLEASSESEVECMENEEEEDNEDMEVDEDENDGDDEDDGFDQPASVQSRTDETQDGRDDSSVCSEDASSRPPSQPASRPSSRATSRPDSCSQAPTSPENSSQSKPPSIKTKKQKTSKLPKSSKSSKGSKPSKPSKPAHMRKNIRKVLKEDQLEAGTKAAQQEEMERRKRLEQQRKEFPMPASVLPDPQLVETAALLAEVSHLVPAVQSDVICLDSSGEEDEKVEANLPMLAIRNDVIELSSGDEDALQISSESADEDAEGATGSEESSGAHINDALNMPDAQGQVLVNINHPPEEKDIYLAPQLARAVKPHQIGGIRFLYDNLIESLERYKTSSGFGCILAHSMGLGKTLQVISFIDILLKNTEAHTVLAIVPVNTLQNWLTEFNLWLPPQDALPPDTDPTFITGRTFKVHILNDEHKTTMARAKVVEEWSRDGGVLLMGYEMYRLLSMKKSFVMGKKRKTKKPAGPVIIDLDEEDRQQELMKGIEKAITRPGPDVVICDEGHRIKNYHASTSQALKNIRSRRRVVLTGYPLQNNLIEYWCMVDFVRPDFLGTRQEFSNMFERPILNGQCMDSTPQDVRLMRYRSHVLHSLLEGFVQRRGHDVLRDHLPSKEEFVILVRLSPIQKALYTEFMKRFREAGNSGWLGLNPLKAFCVCCKIWNHPDVLYEALQKENQANEQDLDLDDITSASNPRCPAPSAGLKTKVQDSSNSKVNNSLPQLNPPINPSQDRANQVITYEWAKDIMSNYQVGVLENSAKMVLLFHLIDESVRRRDKILVFSQSLSTLTVLEDFLSKRPMPEGIATSDTQNPNWVRNLNYYRLDGSTSASERERLINQFNDPENTTTWVFLLSTRAGCLGVNLIGASRVVVFDASWNPCHDAQAVCRVYRYGQRKHCYIYRLVCDFTLEKKIYDRQVSKQGMSDRVVDDLNPVLNFTRKEVESLLHLVEEEPEAEKVSLEFQEDLESVIHQACQLYPNLITKPPFHHESLLVDRKESKLTKAEKRAAKKSYEDEKRASVPYSRPSYAPYYPTSDHALASIAAFNQRGWRPLTRPDDKPVASVRPIQSTPIPMMPRQVGMGMSGSSPAGSLPLNFLQKAGVYVQRIVTTTDIVIPGPNSATDIQARIPAGESIHIIRGSKGTYIRTNDGRIFAIRSGKMSRPVIGASVPSRDTQGSSIQPVSNGCSSPVDHQRRSPNSDQRPSSPSSSEILRELSNYSSSTGAGNEPSLPSDVSSAPTGDGGGSQAGDLRRQVGDDLLSSALEVRGNKRRRNENQGNNAQAGGKHTSAAAHFPGLPLGSGGLSFPPVGLNSTPLLGNLSHMSQPLLMAGGGSSFLQPPGQTLADLQSMFPSAGADLLRQPATGNGHLPTPSSSSAFSSASTTIPMSSSPSAGTSSSLPSAHLPPYLMNPNMAGLLSPNFPLGYSQSLLSAPRMFPTTLLSGTEGFSAPNSNSATSGFLSHFNNPTSSLLGAALTQPDRHPSSVNGGDSSDDDVIEVTGQ; this is translated from the exons ATGTCTGAAGAGGCGTTTTCAGAAAGTGACCTGGAAGCAAGCTCTGAGAGTGAAGTGGAGTGTATGGaaaatgaggaagaggaagacaaTGAGGACATGGAGGTTGATGAGGACGAAAACGACGGAGATGATGAAGACGATGGTTTTG ACCAACCTGCAAGTGTCCAGAGCCGAACAGACGAGACTCAGGATGGCCGGGACGACTCTTCAGTTTGCTCTGAAGACGCTTCCTCAAGACCTCCATCCCAGCCTGCATCCCGTCCGTCCTCCAGGGCTACTTCCAGACCTGATTCTTGTTCTCAGGCTCCGACCAGCCCCGAGAACTCCAGCCAGAGCAAACCACCTTCTATTaaaaccaagaaacaaaaaacctctAAATTACCCAAATCGTCAAAGTCTTCAAAAGGCTCCAAACCTTCCAAACCATCGAAGCCTGCTCACATGAGGAAAAATATCAG AAAGGTGCTAAAGGAGGATCAGCTGGAGGCTGGGACTAAGGCAGCTCAGCAGGAAGAGATGGAGAGGCGGAAACGActggagcagcagaggaaagaATTCCCTATGCCTGCCTCAGTACTCCCAGATCCTCAACTAG TGGAAACGGCAGCTTTGTTAGCAGAAGTATCTCATTTAGTCCCTGCAGTCCAGTCAGATGTGATCTGTCTGGACAGCAGTGGTGAGGAAGATGAAAAAGTGGAGGCAAATTTGCCCATGCTTGCCATTAGAAATG ATGTAATAGAGCTCAGTTCAGGGGATGAGGACGCCCTGCAGATAAGCAGCGAGTCAGCTGACGAGGATGCTGAGGGCGCCACTGGATCCGAGGAGAGCAGCGGTGCACACATCAATGATGCACTGAACATGCCTGATGCCCAGGGTCAAGTGTTGGTGAATATCAACCATCCTCCAGAGGAGAAAGATATTTATCTCGCCCCTCAGCTGGCCAGAGCTGTCAAACCTCACCAA ATTGGGGGAATCCGGTTTCTCTATGATAACCTCATTGAGTCTCTGGAGCGGTACAAGACCAGCAGTGGCTTTGGCTGCATCCTCGCCCACAGCATGGGCTTGGGCAAGACGCTACAAGTCATTTCTTTCATCGATATCCTTCTTAAGAATACTGAGGCCCACACTGTGCTGGCCATTGTCCCT gtgaACACGCTGCAGAACTGGCTGACAGAGTTTAACCTCTGGCTGCCACCCCAGGATGCCCTGCCCCCTGACACTGACCCTACGTTCATCACTGGCCGCACATTCAAAGTTCATATTCTCAATGACGAGCACAA GACAACAATGGCCAGGGCCAAGGTTGTGGAGGAGTGGTCCAGAGATGGCGGTGTGCTGTTGATGGGTTATGAGATGTACCGCCTGCTGTCCATGAAGAAGAGCTTTGTGATGgggaagaagaggaaaacaaagaagcCTGCTGGACCAGTCATCATTGACCTGGATGAAGAGGATCGACAGCAAGAACTTATGAAAG gaATTGAAAAGGCCATCACACGGCCTGGCCCTGACGTGGTGATTTGTGATGAAGGCCATCGCATCAAGAACTACCACGCCAGCACATCGCAGGCCTTGAAGAACATCCGCTCCCGGCGCAGGGTGGTTCTGACAGGTTACCCGCTTCAAAACAACCTCATCGAATACTGGTGCATGGTGGATTTCGTCAGGCCGGACTTTTTAGGCACGCGGCAGGAGTTCAGCAACATGTTCGAGCGTCCCATTCTGAACGGTCAGTGTATGGACAGCACGCCTCAAGATGTCCGCCTGATGCGCTACCGCAGCCACGTGCTGCACAGCCTGTTGGAGGGTTTTGTTCAGAG ACGAGGTCACGATGTGCTGAGAGACCATCTTCCAAGTAAGGAGGAGTTTGTGATCTTGGTGCGCCTCTCGCCCATTCAGAAGGCACTGTATACTGAGTTCATGAAGCGCTTTCGAGAAGCGGGAAACAGCGGTTGGCTCGGTCTCAACCCACTCAAAGCCTTCTGTGTTTGCTGCAAA ATCTGGAACCACCCAGATGTCCTTTATGAAGCCTTGCAAAAGGAGAACCAGGCCAACGAAcaggacctggacctggatGACATCACCTCGGCCAGTAACCCTCGCTGCCCTGCTCCCAGCGCTGGTCTGAAGACCAAAGTGCAGGACTCAAGCAACAGCAAAGTCAACAACAGCCTGCCGCAACTCAATCCTCCAATCAATCCATCTCAAGACAGAGCCAATCAGGTCATCACATATGAATGG GCAAAGGACATAATGTCAAACTACCAAGTTGGAGTTCTGGAGAACTCTGCTAAGATGGTTCTGCTCTTTCACTTGATTGATGAAAGTGTAAGAAGAAGAGACAAGATTTTGGTCTTCAG tCAAAGTTTGTCCACCCTGACGGTACTCGAGGACTTCTTATCAAAGAGACCTATGCCTGAAGGAATCGCCACCTCTGACACCCAGAATCCAAACTGGGTTCGAAACCTCAATTACTACA GACTGGACGGGAGCACATCTGCTTCAGAGAGAGAACGCCTTATTAATCAGTTTAATGATCCAGAGAACACAACAACATGGGTTTTCCTCCTTTCTACCAG agCGGGCTGTTTGGGGGTAAATTTGATCGGAGCCAGTCGAGTCGTTGTGTTTGACGCATCGTGGAACCCCTGTCACGATGCCCAAGCAGTGTGTCGCGTGTACCGCTACGGTCAGAGGAAGCACTGCTACATTTACCGCCTCGTCTGCGACTTTACACTGGAGAAGAAGATCTATGACAGACAGGTCTCCAAACAGGGCATGTCTG ACCGTGTCGTTGACGACTTGAATCCAGTGCTGAACTTCACCCGTAAGGAAGTGGAGTCACTGCTGCATCTTGTAGAGGAGGAGCCTGAGGCTGAAAAAGTCTCGCTGGAATTCCAAGAGGACTTAGAATCAGTGATACATCAAGCTTGTCAGCTTTACCCAAACCTCATCACAAAG CCACCTTTCCACCATGAGTCACTGCTCGTAGACCGCAAGGAGTCAAAACTGACCAAAGCAGAGAAGAGAGCTGCAAAGAAGAGCTATGAGGATGAGAAACGAGCCTCCGTACCTTACTCTCGCCCATCATACGCCCCCTATTACCCAACAAGTGATCATGCGCTTGCGAGCATAGCAGCCTTCAACCAACGCGGCTG GCGTCCCCTGACAAGACCGGATGACAAGCCAGTAGCAAGTGTCAGGCCCATCCAGTCAACGCCAATCCCAATGATGCCTCGCCAGGTCGGCATGGGCATGTCAGGCTCCAGCCCTGCAGGCAGCCTCCCGCTCAACTTCCTGCAGAAAGCTGGAGTTTATGTGCAAAGGATTGTCACCACGACTG atattgtgatCCCTGGACCCAATAGTGCAACAGATATTCAAGCTCGCATTCCTGCAGGAGAGAGCATCCACATCATCAGAGGATCGAAAG GTACTTACATCAGGACGAACGACGGAAGGATTTTTGCGATTCGATCTGGAAAGATGAGCAGACCAGTGATCGGGGCGTCTGTTCCTTCAAGAg ACACCCAGGGCTCCTCGATCCAGCCTGTCAGTAACGGTTGTTCATCGCCTGTCGATCACCAGCGACGCTCTCCTAACAGTGATCAGCGGCCTTCCTCTCCTTCGAGCTCTGAGATTCTCAGAGAGCTCAGCAACTACTCTTCATCCACTGGCGCAGGAAATGAACCGTCGTTACCGTCAGACGTGTCGTCCGCGCCAACAGGAGATGGAGGCGGTTCACAGGCTGGTGATCTCAGGAGGCAAGTCGGTGACGACCTCCTGAGTTCAGCGTTGGAGGTGCGAGGCAATAAACGCAGGCGTAACGAAAACCAGGGCAACAACGCACAAGCGGGAGGCAAACACACCTCCGCTGCAGCTCATTTTCCAGGTCTGCCCTTGGGTTCAGGTGGGCTCAGTTTTCCACCTGTGGGTCTGAACTCTACGCCCCTTCTGGGGAACCTCAGCCACATGAGCCAGCCTCTTCTAATGGCTGGTGGTGGATCGTCGTTCCTTCAACCTCCGGGACAAACTCTGGCTGACCTGCAGTCCATGTTCCCCTCAGCAGGTGCAGACTTACTGAGACAACCTGCTACAGGGAATGGACACCTTCCTACGCCCTCTTCGTCGTCTGCTTTCTCCTCTGCATCCACCACCATTCCTATGTCATCTTCACCCTCAGCAGGAACTTCTTCTTCCCTCCCGTCTGCGCATTTGCCTCCATATTTAATGAACCCCAACATGGCTGGTCTCCTTTCTCCAAATTTCCCTCTCGGTTACAGTCAGTCGCTTCTCTCTGCACCAAGAATGTTCCCCACCACTCTCCTCTCGGGGACGGAGGGATTCTCCGCCCCTAACTCCAACTCTGCTACGTCTGGCTTCCTCTCCCATTTCAACAACCCCACTTCTAGCCTGCTGGGGGCCGCTCTGACCCAACCAGACAGACATCCGAGTTCAGTAAACGGAGGGGACAGTTCCGACGACGATGTGATAGAGGTGACGGGACAGTGA
- the bap1 gene encoding ubiquitin carboxyl-terminal hydrolase BAP1 isoform X1, with amino-acid sequence MNKGWLELESDPGLFTLLVEDFGVKGVQVEEIYDLQSKCQSPVYGFIFLFKWIEERRSRRKVNTLVDETSVIDEEIVNDMFFAHQLIPNSCATHALLSVLLNCSGVELGTTLSRIKAFTKGFSPESKGYAIGNAPELARAHNSHARPEPRHLPEKQNGISAVRTMEAFHFVSYVPIKDRLFELDGLKAYPIDHGPWGEDEEWTDKARRVIMERIGLATAGEPYHDIRFNLMAVVPDRRMKYESKLEILKKNRQTILEGLQKMIRLTQTEHIHDKKQQDSSSPDESTPAIKKEADAGPGTSQGCSSDSVDDSGAQSKDGSSSSGATKVMGKPPVPIAQQVTSPNPIVQRLPAFLDNHNYAKSPMQEEEDLAAGVGRSRISGPPQHQYSDDEDDYDDDEEEVTPTASTSTRQALFRRKPSLRLRTSRTGTGMESQIALNVLAEKLKKEAQRKDALNTPLSVRTEGRTGGICITSASQPSPTPSNESTDTASEIGSAFNSPLRSPARSQAATRPSSPVASHLSRVLFGEDEMLRLDSRHNRAVRELGPSVSVALLHLQEDGVIHALPPSGDLSPEGTKVCTPEKVKVKEKADEKDGVKEGHEGASVEVKKEEENKEGAEVKPGKEKLNVTESGADSKAPGDKYSPKELLALLKCVEADIANYEVSLKEEIEKRKKYKIDDQRRTHNYDEFICTFISMLAQEGMLASLVEQNISVRRRQGVSIGRLHKQRKPDRRKRSRPYKAKRQ; translated from the exons atgaataaagggtgGCTGGAGCTCGAGAGTGATCCAG GCCTGTTCACTCTGCTGGTGGAAGATTTTG GTGTTAAAGGTGTGCAAGTTGAGGAAATCTATGATCTTCAAAGCAAGTGTCAAAG TCCTGTTTATGGcttcattttcctgtttaagTGGATTGAAGAGCGTCGGTCCAGGAGAAAGGTCAACACTTTGGTGGATGAGACTTCGGTCATTGATGAGGAAATTGTAAATGATATGTTTTTTGCACATCAG TTGATACCAAACTCGTGTGCCACTCACGCTCTGCTGAGTGTCCTTCTGAACTGCAGTGGAGTTGAGCTTGGCACCACACTCAGTCGCATAAAAGCTTTTACAAAAGGCTTCAGTCCAGaa agCAAAGGCTATGCAATAGGAAATGCCCCAGAGCTTGCCCGAGCACATAACAGCCATGCCAG ACCGGAGCCCAGGCACCTTCCGGAGAAACAGAACGGGATCAGCGCAGTGCGGACCATGGAAGCCTTCCACTTTGTCAGCTATGTGCCAATCAAAGACCGTCTCTTTGAACTTGATGGACTCAAGGCTTACCCCATTGACCACG GGCCCTGGGGTGAGGATGAGGAATGGACCGATAAGGCTCGTCGTGTTATCATGGAGAGGATTGGACTGGCCACCGCTGG CGAGCCGTACCACGACATCCGCTTCAACCTGATGGCAGTGGTGCCTGACCGCAGAATGAAGTACGAGTCCAAACTGGAAATTCTGAAGAAGAATCGACAGACTATCCTGGAGGGTTTGCAGAAG ATGATCCGACTCACTCAGACTGAGCACATTCATgacaaaaagcagcaggacTCTTCCTCCCCAGACGAAAGCACCCCTGCCATCAAGAAAGAAGCAGATGCAGGCCCAGGCACTTCCCAAGGATGCTCTTCAG ATTCAGTGGATGATTCAGGGGCCCAGTCCAAGGATGGATCCAGCTCCTCAGGAGCCACTAAAGTCATGGGAAAACCCCCAGTCCCCATCGCACAGCAAGTCACCAGTCCAAACCCAATTGTTCAGCGCCTGCCTGCCTTCCTGGACAACCACAACTACGCCAAGTCTCCAATGCAG gaggaggaagatcttGCAGCAGGCGTTGGTCGCTCTCGGATCTCAGGCCCACCCCAACACCAGTACtcagatgatgaagatgactATGATGACGATGAGGAAGAAGTGACACCTACTGCAAGCACTTCCACCAGGCAAgcatt atttcgACGGAAACCAAGTCTTCGCTTAAGAACAAGCCGGACCGGGACGGGAATGGAGAGCCAGATTGCCCTCAATGTTTTggctgaaaaactgaaaaaagaggCTCAAAGAAAAGATGCTTTAAATACCCCCCTATCTGTGCGCACCGAAGGTCGCACCGGGGGGATTTGTATCACGTCTGCCTCACAGCCGTCCCCCACACCGAGCAACGAAAGCACCGACACGGCCTCGGAAATTGGCAGCGCTTTCAACTCCCCCCTCCGCTCGCCGGCACGCTCCCAGGCTGCCACGCGCCCGTCGAGTCCAGTTGCCTCCCATCTGTCCCGAGTTCTGTTTGGAGAAGATGAAATGCTGAGGCTAGACTCCAGACATAACCGTGCTGTGAGAGAACTCGGCCCCTCTGTCAGCGTAGCGCTGCTACACCTACAGGAAGACGGAGTCATACATGCTCTCCCTCCATCTG GAGATTTGTCACCGGAGGGCACTAAAGTTTGTACTccagaaaaagtaaaagtcaaagAGAAAGCAGATGAAAAAGATGGTGTGAAGGAGGGACATGAAGGAGCATCAGTGGAGGtgaagaaagaagaggagaacaAAGAGGGAGCAGAGGTGAAACCTGGCAAGGAGAAGCTCAATGTTACAGAGTCTGGTGCAGACAGCAAGGCCCCCGGGGATAAGTACTCTCCTAAA GAGCTGCTCGCGCTGCTCAAGTGTGTAGAGGCTGACATTGCCAACTACGAAGTGTCTCTGAAGGAGGAAAtcgaaaagagaaaaaaatacaag ATTGATGATCAGAGGAGGACGCATAATTATGACGAGTTTATCTGCACCTTTATATCAATGCTGGCCCAAGAAG GCATGCTGGCCAGTCTCGTGgagcaaaacatttctgtgcGCCGTCGGCAGGGAGTTAGCATCGGCCGTTTGCACAAGCAGAGGAAGCCCGACCGAAGGAAACGCTCCCGGCCTTACAAAGCCAAACGGCAGTAA
- the bap1 gene encoding ubiquitin carboxyl-terminal hydrolase BAP1 isoform X2, protein MNKGWLELESDPGLFTLLVEDFGVKGVQVEEIYDLQSKCQSPVYGFIFLFKWIEERRSRRKVNTLVDETSVIDEEIVNDMFFAHQLIPNSCATHALLSVLLNCSGVELGTTLSRIKAFTKGFSPESKGYAIGNAPELARAHNSHARPEPRHLPEKQNGISAVRTMEAFHFVSYVPIKDRLFELDGLKAYPIDHGPWGEDEEWTDKARRVIMERIGLATAGEPYHDIRFNLMAVVPDRRMKYESKLEILKKNRQTILEGLQKMIRLTQTEHIHDKKQQDSSSPDESTPAIKKEADAGPGTSQGCSSDSVDDSGAQSKDGSSSSGATKVMGKPPVPIAQQVTSPNPIVQRLPAFLDNHNYAKSPMQEEEDLAAGVGRSRISGPPQHQYSDDEDDYDDDEEEVTPTASTSTRFRRKPSLRLRTSRTGTGMESQIALNVLAEKLKKEAQRKDALNTPLSVRTEGRTGGICITSASQPSPTPSNESTDTASEIGSAFNSPLRSPARSQAATRPSSPVASHLSRVLFGEDEMLRLDSRHNRAVRELGPSVSVALLHLQEDGVIHALPPSGDLSPEGTKVCTPEKVKVKEKADEKDGVKEGHEGASVEVKKEEENKEGAEVKPGKEKLNVTESGADSKAPGDKYSPKELLALLKCVEADIANYEVSLKEEIEKRKKYKIDDQRRTHNYDEFICTFISMLAQEGMLASLVEQNISVRRRQGVSIGRLHKQRKPDRRKRSRPYKAKRQ, encoded by the exons atgaataaagggtgGCTGGAGCTCGAGAGTGATCCAG GCCTGTTCACTCTGCTGGTGGAAGATTTTG GTGTTAAAGGTGTGCAAGTTGAGGAAATCTATGATCTTCAAAGCAAGTGTCAAAG TCCTGTTTATGGcttcattttcctgtttaagTGGATTGAAGAGCGTCGGTCCAGGAGAAAGGTCAACACTTTGGTGGATGAGACTTCGGTCATTGATGAGGAAATTGTAAATGATATGTTTTTTGCACATCAG TTGATACCAAACTCGTGTGCCACTCACGCTCTGCTGAGTGTCCTTCTGAACTGCAGTGGAGTTGAGCTTGGCACCACACTCAGTCGCATAAAAGCTTTTACAAAAGGCTTCAGTCCAGaa agCAAAGGCTATGCAATAGGAAATGCCCCAGAGCTTGCCCGAGCACATAACAGCCATGCCAG ACCGGAGCCCAGGCACCTTCCGGAGAAACAGAACGGGATCAGCGCAGTGCGGACCATGGAAGCCTTCCACTTTGTCAGCTATGTGCCAATCAAAGACCGTCTCTTTGAACTTGATGGACTCAAGGCTTACCCCATTGACCACG GGCCCTGGGGTGAGGATGAGGAATGGACCGATAAGGCTCGTCGTGTTATCATGGAGAGGATTGGACTGGCCACCGCTGG CGAGCCGTACCACGACATCCGCTTCAACCTGATGGCAGTGGTGCCTGACCGCAGAATGAAGTACGAGTCCAAACTGGAAATTCTGAAGAAGAATCGACAGACTATCCTGGAGGGTTTGCAGAAG ATGATCCGACTCACTCAGACTGAGCACATTCATgacaaaaagcagcaggacTCTTCCTCCCCAGACGAAAGCACCCCTGCCATCAAGAAAGAAGCAGATGCAGGCCCAGGCACTTCCCAAGGATGCTCTTCAG ATTCAGTGGATGATTCAGGGGCCCAGTCCAAGGATGGATCCAGCTCCTCAGGAGCCACTAAAGTCATGGGAAAACCCCCAGTCCCCATCGCACAGCAAGTCACCAGTCCAAACCCAATTGTTCAGCGCCTGCCTGCCTTCCTGGACAACCACAACTACGCCAAGTCTCCAATGCAG gaggaggaagatcttGCAGCAGGCGTTGGTCGCTCTCGGATCTCAGGCCCACCCCAACACCAGTACtcagatgatgaagatgactATGATGACGATGAGGAAGAAGTGACACCTACTGCAAGCACTTCCACCAG atttcgACGGAAACCAAGTCTTCGCTTAAGAACAAGCCGGACCGGGACGGGAATGGAGAGCCAGATTGCCCTCAATGTTTTggctgaaaaactgaaaaaagaggCTCAAAGAAAAGATGCTTTAAATACCCCCCTATCTGTGCGCACCGAAGGTCGCACCGGGGGGATTTGTATCACGTCTGCCTCACAGCCGTCCCCCACACCGAGCAACGAAAGCACCGACACGGCCTCGGAAATTGGCAGCGCTTTCAACTCCCCCCTCCGCTCGCCGGCACGCTCCCAGGCTGCCACGCGCCCGTCGAGTCCAGTTGCCTCCCATCTGTCCCGAGTTCTGTTTGGAGAAGATGAAATGCTGAGGCTAGACTCCAGACATAACCGTGCTGTGAGAGAACTCGGCCCCTCTGTCAGCGTAGCGCTGCTACACCTACAGGAAGACGGAGTCATACATGCTCTCCCTCCATCTG GAGATTTGTCACCGGAGGGCACTAAAGTTTGTACTccagaaaaagtaaaagtcaaagAGAAAGCAGATGAAAAAGATGGTGTGAAGGAGGGACATGAAGGAGCATCAGTGGAGGtgaagaaagaagaggagaacaAAGAGGGAGCAGAGGTGAAACCTGGCAAGGAGAAGCTCAATGTTACAGAGTCTGGTGCAGACAGCAAGGCCCCCGGGGATAAGTACTCTCCTAAA GAGCTGCTCGCGCTGCTCAAGTGTGTAGAGGCTGACATTGCCAACTACGAAGTGTCTCTGAAGGAGGAAAtcgaaaagagaaaaaaatacaag ATTGATGATCAGAGGAGGACGCATAATTATGACGAGTTTATCTGCACCTTTATATCAATGCTGGCCCAAGAAG GCATGCTGGCCAGTCTCGTGgagcaaaacatttctgtgcGCCGTCGGCAGGGAGTTAGCATCGGCCGTTTGCACAAGCAGAGGAAGCCCGACCGAAGGAAACGCTCCCGGCCTTACAAAGCCAAACGGCAGTAA